A genomic stretch from Scheffersomyces stipitis CBS 6054 chromosome 6, complete sequence includes:
- the SDS3 gene encoding histone deacetylase and transcriptional regulator (Suppressor of Defective Silencing 3Functions are similar to those of SIN3 and RPD3) translates to ISKRDKKRQQVGVRLNKLEVMFRNDRDNFYRSSLHELQTKLAMLQQGTNEELVAKKIRLEEERDYELTKLRLWEEYRVKRIESEYNEDLSKAKDNHDKMIKLIKEKLYDKLQNQIKQLKEDKLLLNLVNGNSWSNSPTQNASTAAALSAAAAAAGSLSLNDRRSLRKRELSSRFTAGEADDLSDGGLGAGSTTGNASSIPSGYVSATGKRRRLYATRYSSNEELSSGITSNGAAGNPPGSSYRNGNSVAVSSGYDSNLSDKDYDALNSLIMHNDDGGASLVLLDKNSSSSNNNKPNTRGSHKQFVGVQGLKPEELNEDLSLLRNAIVKKEK, encoded by the coding sequence ATCAGCAAACGAGACAAAAAGAGACAGCAAGTGGGGGTACGACTCAACAAACTAGAGGTGATGTTCCGTAATGACCGCGACAATTTCTATCGAAGTCTGCTTCACGAGCTTCAGACCAAACTAGCCATGCTTCAGCAGGGCACCAATGAAGAGCTTGTAGCGAAAAAGATAAGGCTAGAAGAGGAACGTGACTACGAGCTCACCAAGTTGCGTCTCTGGGAAGAGTACCGAGTCAAACGAATAGAGTCTGAGTACAATGAGGATCTCAGCAAAGCCAAAGACAACCACGACAAGATGATCAAGCTCATCAAGGAAAAGCTCTACGACAAGCTTCAAAACCAGATCAAACAGctcaaagaagataaatTGCTTCTCAATTTAGTGAACGGAAATTCGTGGAGCAATTCACCAACCCAAAACGCGTCAACGGCAGCTGCCCTATcagctgctgctgcagcAGCGGGAAGTCTTTCACTCAACGATAGACGTTCCTTACGAAAGCGTGAATTGAGTTCACGCTTTACAGCTGGCGAGGCTGACGACTTATCTGACGGTGGCTTGGGAGCAGGCTCTACCACCGGTAACGCTTCTTCCATACCCAGTGGATATGTGCTGGCTACTGGCAAACGTAGACGTCTCTATGCCACAAGATACTCTTCTAATGAAGAGTTGTCGCTGGGAATCACCAGTAATGGAGCTGCTGGAAATCCGCCCGGATCTTCGTACCGGAACGGAAACTCCGTGGCAGTTTCCAGTGGCTACGACTCCAATCTCAGCGACAAAGACTACGACGCATTGAACCTGTTGATCATGCACAACGATGACGGCGGAGCTTCCTTGGTGCTATTGGATAAGAACTctagcagcagcaataaTAATAAGCCTAATACCAGAGGCTCGCACAAGCAGTTTGTCGGAGTACAAGGGTTGAAGCCCGAGGAGTTGAACGAAGACTTGAGTCTCTTAAGAAATGCGATAgtcaagaaggagaagtaa
- a CDS encoding predicted protein: MSISGEKFDFLEQLPFADGKFEATGRITTPITFTLEKDSTKTVTLLPVHEYTEIPDNLVQVVQDEFNYIVEEGQTYPHHQTLTHDDFVKYWFSGFVAILIEGEHQSALDDDLKSLSVSQWRDIFLGNFYIKPNYIGRCSHVCNAGFVVNHEKRGLGLGKELGRKYLVWAPQLGYVYSVFNLVFETNIASLKIWDGLGFERIGYVKNVAVLKGHKHLVGAHMFGKDLVSEKGIEAAENGKV; this comes from the coding sequence ATGTCCATATCtggtgaaaagtttgatTTTCTAGAACAGCTTCCCTTTGCCGATGGCAAATTTGAAGCCACCGGCAGAATCACCACTCCTATTACTTTCACGCTTGAAAAAGACTCCACCAAAACTGttactcttcttccagtcCATGAGTATACCGAGATTCCGGACAATCTCGTTCAAGTCGTCCAAGACGAGTTCAACTACATTGTGGAAGAGGGCCAGACGTATCCCCACCACCAGACGTTGACACATGACGATTTTGTCAAATACTGGTTCAGTGGGTTTGTAGCTATACTCATAGAAGGTGAACACCAATCGGCCCTCGACGACGACTTGAAACTGTTGTCGGTATCTCAATGGCGAGACATTTTCCTCGGGAACTTCTACATCAAGCCAAACTACATTGGCAGATGTTCACATGTGTGCAACGCCGGTTTTGTTGTCAACCACGAGAAACGAGGTTTGGGCCTCGGGAAGGAACTCGGAAGAAAGTACTTGGTATGGGCTCCACAATTGGGGTATGTGTATTCGGTTTTCAACCTTGTTTTTGAGACAAATATCGCCAGTTTGAAGATTTGGGATGGATTGGGATTCGAAAGAATTGGATATGTCAAGAATGTCGCTGTTCTTAAAGGTCATAAGCATTTAGTAGGTGCACATATGTTCGGTAAGGACTTGGTTTCTGAAAAAGGCATTGAAGCAGCAGAAAACGGAAAAGTATGA
- a CDS encoding predicted protein (go_function N-acetyltransferase activity) produces VAVIDRYTVLLKDGETTATIYPIHTTNELPPGLLAFLCDEFNMEIERGETSSFFDTLHIEQFQNYWFGAFAAVMVLGDSPALEGSRQWEKECLGTFFIKPNYPGRCSHICTGNFLVNAGIRGKGIGRTLTDCYLQWAPRLGYTYSIFNLVFETNVAARSIWESLNFKRIGRVKSAGILKGHEQAVDAIMYGRELINTSDPAVGAYRFDKIKFYLETGRYPAMADRQEKSRLRSSASHYRLENGKLMLKGREVVSNPVRQLQICTEVHLSNHGGINKTTSIVTEKYHWTRIKDTVATAIKNCAECRDPSRD; encoded by the coding sequence GTCGCTGTTATCGATAGATACACtgtcttgttgaaggatgGTGAGACAACTGCTACCATTTATCCCATCCATACGACAAATGAACTTCCACCAGGATTGCTTGCGTTTTTATGTGACGAGTTCaatatggaaattgaaagagGTGAGACTTCCAGCTTTTTTGATACTCTTCATATTGAGCAGTTCCAAAATTATTGGTTTGGAGCTTTCGCTGCCGTAATGGTGTTAGGAGATTCTCCGGCTCTAGAGGGTTCTAGACAATGGGAAAAGGAGTGTTTGGGTACCTTTTTCATCAAGCCCAACTATCCAGGCCGGTGTTCACACATTTGCACGGGAAACTTCTTGGTTAATGCTGGGATTCGTGGCAAAGGCATTGGTAGAACGCTCACAGACTGCTATTTGCAATGGGCACCTAGACTCGGATACACCTATTCTATATTTAACTTAGTTTTTGAAACGAATGTGGCAGCTCGTAGCATTTGGGAGTCACTTAATTTCAAGAGAATCGGCCGTGTCAAGCTGGCTGGTATTCTTAAGGGTCATGAACAGGCTGTGGATGCCATTATGTATGGAAGAGAATTGATCAACACCTCGGATCCCGCCGTTGGTGCTTATCGGtttgacaagatcaagttctACTTGGAAACTGGCAGATATCCAGCGATGGCTGATCGTCAGGAGAAGTCTCGATTACGTTCCTCGGCTTCCCATTATCGATTGGAGAATGGAAAGTTGATGCTTAAGGGTCGAGAAGTTGTGAGTAATCCTGTAAGACAGTTACAGATCTGCACCGAAGTCCACTTGTCGAACCACGGAGGCATCAACAAGACAACATCCATTGTGACAGAGAAGTACCACTGGACAAGAATAAAAGACACTGTAGCCACTGCCATTAAGAATTGTGCCGAATGCAGAGATCCTTCTCGCGAC